The proteins below are encoded in one region of Catenulispora sp. GP43:
- a CDS encoding MFS transporter: MTCQLMLVLDATIVNIALPKIQTSLKFTDANLSWVLNAYTLAFGGLLLLGGRAGDILGRRRMFVSGVILFTVASFIGGLAVDSTMLLASRALQGVGAAMAGPSMLALIITTFPEGAPRVKAMSLFTAVSSAGGSVGLLLGGMLTTWGSWRLVMYINVPIGAVAAIAAARLLNESPRVQGKFDIPGAITSVTGMGSLVYAFINASEHGWSNGVTIGAFVAAVVLLGSFVAIESRVDFPVFPLRLLRDSTRARSYGSYVLLVGAMFSMFFFMPQFMQEVLRYSPMRAGLAFLPLTATLFTVSRFIPKLLPRFGPRPLIALGTALIAGALFWLSQISVHTGFVTGLLVPFLMFGLGGGIAFSPIALNIMNGLAPRDSGAGSGLMQACQQIGGALGIAVLVTIFTSSMKSSHNPNPAVNFTHGLGTGLTVGSGIALAVCLISLTLKPKPAAAASGPAPVLE, from the coding sequence GTGACCTGCCAGCTGATGCTGGTCCTCGACGCGACCATCGTCAACATAGCCCTGCCGAAGATCCAGACTTCGTTGAAGTTCACGGATGCGAACCTTTCGTGGGTCTTGAACGCTTACACGCTGGCCTTCGGTGGTCTGCTTCTGCTCGGGGGGCGTGCCGGGGACATCCTGGGGCGGCGGCGGATGTTCGTCTCCGGGGTCATCCTCTTCACGGTCGCGTCCTTCATCGGCGGTCTCGCGGTCGACTCCACCATGCTGCTGGCCTCGCGGGCGTTGCAGGGTGTGGGTGCGGCGATGGCCGGGCCGAGCATGCTGGCGCTGATCATCACCACCTTCCCCGAGGGTGCGCCCCGGGTGAAGGCCATGAGCCTTTTCACCGCGGTGTCCAGTGCCGGCGGGTCGGTCGGCCTGCTGCTGGGCGGGATGCTGACCACGTGGGGCTCGTGGCGTCTGGTCATGTACATCAACGTGCCGATCGGTGCGGTGGCGGCGATCGCCGCGGCCCGGCTGCTGAACGAGTCGCCGCGGGTGCAGGGCAAGTTCGACATCCCCGGTGCGATCACGTCGGTCACCGGTATGGGCAGCCTGGTCTACGCCTTCATCAACGCCTCCGAGCACGGGTGGAGCAACGGGGTGACCATCGGCGCGTTCGTCGCGGCGGTGGTGCTGCTGGGCTCGTTCGTGGCGATCGAGTCGCGGGTGGACTTCCCGGTGTTCCCCCTGCGGCTGCTGAGGGACAGCACCAGGGCCCGTAGTTACGGCTCCTATGTGCTGCTGGTCGGGGCGATGTTCTCCATGTTCTTCTTCATGCCCCAGTTCATGCAGGAGGTGCTGCGGTACTCGCCGATGCGGGCGGGGCTGGCGTTCCTGCCGCTGACCGCGACGCTGTTCACGGTCTCGCGCTTCATCCCCAAGCTGCTGCCCCGCTTCGGGCCGCGGCCGCTGATCGCGCTCGGCACGGCGCTGATCGCAGGGGCGCTGTTCTGGCTGTCGCAGATCTCGGTGCACACCGGCTTCGTCACCGGGCTGCTGGTGCCGTTCCTGATGTTCGGCCTCGGCGGCGGTATCGCGTTCAGCCCGATCGCGCTGAACATCATGAACGGTCTGGCGCCGCGGGACTCCGGGGCCGGGTCCGGCCTGATGCAGGCGTGTCAGCAGATCGGCGGTGCGCTGGGGATCGCGGTGCTGGTGACCATCTTCACCTCGTCGATGAAGAGCAGCCACAACCCGAACCCGGCGGTGAACTTCACGCACGGGCTGGGGACCGGTCTGACGGTCGGGTCGGGGATCGCGCTGGCGGTGTGCCTGATCTCGCTGACGCTGAAGCCGAAGCCCGCGGCGGCGGCCTCGGGGCCCGCGCCGGTTCTGGAGTAG
- a CDS encoding 2'-5' RNA ligase family protein, with the protein MGGGVSDPLAATFAGTNPFAAGGRDADTVTIGVAVPIPEPYGTELQKWRESFHDPMALAIPTHVTLLPPSEVDRDDLPGIEDHLAKAAASGRPFSMLLAGTGTFRPISPVTFVRVAEGAEECAATEALVRSGILAGEARFPYHPHVTVAHELPEEALSRAEHTLAGYEARFPITGFALYLHGDDGVWRVRRVFPYGG; encoded by the coding sequence GTGGGCGGCGGCGTATCCGATCCGCTCGCGGCGACCTTCGCCGGGACGAACCCCTTCGCGGCCGGGGGCCGGGACGCGGACACCGTGACCATCGGCGTCGCGGTGCCGATCCCGGAGCCGTACGGCACCGAGCTGCAGAAGTGGCGCGAGTCCTTCCACGACCCGATGGCCCTGGCCATCCCGACCCACGTGACGCTGCTCCCGCCCAGCGAGGTCGACCGCGATGACCTGCCGGGCATCGAGGACCACCTGGCCAAGGCCGCGGCCTCGGGCCGGCCGTTCTCGATGCTGCTGGCCGGCACCGGCACCTTCCGCCCGATCTCGCCGGTGACCTTCGTCCGCGTGGCCGAGGGCGCCGAGGAGTGCGCGGCCACCGAGGCCCTGGTGCGCTCCGGCATACTCGCCGGCGAGGCCCGGTTCCCCTACCACCCGCACGTGACCGTCGCCCACGAACTGCCCGAAGAGGCGCTGAGCCGGGCCGAACACACGCTCGCGGGCTACGAGGCCCGCTTCCCGATCACCGGATTCGCCCTGTACCTGCACGGTGACGACGGCGTGTGGCGGGTACGGCGGGTCTTCCCCTACGGAGGCTAG
- the trpS gene encoding tryptophan--tRNA ligase, with the protein MGPMAAAPQSSGRKRVFSGIQPTADSFHVGNYLGAIRQWVPLQETHETIYCVVDLHAITIEQDPKLLRQRTRVAAAQLLAAGIDPGRSTLFVQSHVPEHVQLAWVLTCMTGFGEASRMTQFKDKSGKQGSANTNVGLFTYPMLMAADVLLYNADEVPVGEDQRQHLELTRDLAQRFNGRYGDYFTVPDPYIIKATGKITDLQEPGAKMSKSASSPAGIIELLDDPKVSAKKIRSAVTDTEREIRYDEENKAGISNLLSIYSALDGRTIGELETAYEGKGYGDLKKDLAEVFVEFVTPFRERTQAILAEPDKLDAVLAEGAAKARAIATRTLAEVYDRVGFLPAAGN; encoded by the coding sequence ATGGGGCCTATGGCAGCCGCTCCCCAGTCCTCCGGTCGCAAGCGCGTCTTCTCCGGCATCCAGCCGACCGCCGACTCCTTCCACGTCGGCAACTACCTCGGCGCGATCCGGCAGTGGGTGCCGCTGCAGGAGACCCACGAGACCATCTACTGCGTCGTGGACCTGCACGCGATCACCATCGAGCAGGACCCGAAGCTGCTGCGCCAGCGCACCCGCGTGGCCGCCGCGCAGCTGCTGGCCGCGGGCATCGACCCCGGCCGCAGCACCCTGTTCGTGCAGAGCCACGTGCCCGAGCACGTGCAGCTGGCCTGGGTCCTGACCTGCATGACCGGCTTCGGCGAGGCCAGCCGCATGACCCAGTTCAAGGACAAGTCCGGCAAGCAGGGCTCGGCCAACACAAACGTGGGGCTGTTCACCTACCCGATGCTGATGGCCGCCGACGTGCTGCTGTACAACGCGGACGAGGTCCCGGTCGGCGAGGACCAGCGGCAGCACCTGGAGCTCACCCGGGACCTGGCGCAGCGCTTCAACGGCCGCTACGGCGACTACTTCACCGTCCCGGACCCGTACATCATCAAGGCCACCGGCAAGATCACCGACCTGCAGGAGCCCGGCGCGAAGATGTCCAAGTCGGCCTCCTCGCCGGCCGGCATCATCGAGCTGCTGGACGACCCGAAGGTCTCGGCCAAGAAGATCCGCTCCGCGGTCACCGACACCGAGCGCGAGATCCGCTACGACGAGGAGAACAAGGCGGGCATCTCCAACCTGCTGTCGATCTACTCGGCCCTGGACGGCCGCACCATCGGCGAGCTGGAGACCGCCTACGAGGGCAAGGGCTACGGCGACCTGAAGAAGGACCTCGCCGAGGTGTTCGTGGAGTTCGTGACGCCGTTCCGGGAGCGCACCCAGGCCATCCTGGCCGAGCCGGACAAGCTGGACGCGGTCCTGGCCGAGGGCGCGGCCAAGGCCCGGGCCATCGCCACCCGGACGCTGGCCGAGGTGTACGACCGGGTCGGATTCCTGCCCGCGGCGGGGAACTGA
- a CDS encoding hemolysin family protein → MSPILVSILVVLALILVEALFVASEIALVSLREVQIETMAQQGRRGQVVAKLVRDQNRWLATVQIGVTLTALLSSAYGAITLSESAKRGLISAGLGKGLAGFIGVVGVTLVITFVTLVIGELAPKRLALQRPESTARAVAPFLNRMAAVVRPFIFLLSVCTNGVVRLFGGDPAVGREAVSSEELRLMVAGNETLNSDERELIDEIFDAGDRQLREVLVPRTEVTFLDAELPIRQAARIAASEPHSRYPVIEGSADNVIGFVHVRDFLNPELAGRSIRLEEIARPVKMLPTSKQVLSALSEMRAESMHLAIVVDEYGGTAGIVTLEDLIEELIGDIQDEYDVGQAGTTRLVGGVMEVDGLLNLDDFMDETGIELPDGPYETAAGFMVAQLGRLPSPGDEVVVAFDAAPGAGSDDDEDVEREVHRYQLKVAEMDGRRIARIRITRLPEGAEAAEGAEGAQGAETAPNLTSGDHSGTDGGEAPGQAGAGEEIPGEPDQSEPRI, encoded by the coding sequence GTGAGTCCGATTCTCGTGTCCATCCTGGTCGTGCTGGCCCTGATCCTCGTCGAGGCGCTGTTCGTGGCCTCCGAGATCGCGCTCGTTTCGTTGCGCGAGGTCCAGATCGAGACCATGGCCCAGCAGGGCCGCCGCGGCCAGGTCGTGGCCAAACTGGTGCGCGACCAGAACCGCTGGCTGGCCACGGTGCAGATCGGCGTCACCCTGACCGCGCTGCTGTCCTCCGCCTACGGCGCCATCACCCTGTCCGAAAGCGCCAAACGCGGGCTGATCAGCGCCGGACTCGGCAAAGGCCTGGCCGGATTCATCGGCGTCGTCGGCGTCACCCTGGTCATCACCTTCGTCACCCTGGTGATCGGCGAACTCGCGCCCAAGCGGCTCGCGCTGCAACGGCCCGAATCCACGGCGCGCGCGGTCGCGCCGTTCCTGAACCGGATGGCCGCGGTGGTCCGGCCCTTCATCTTCCTGCTCTCGGTGTGCACCAACGGCGTGGTGCGGCTGTTCGGCGGCGACCCGGCGGTGGGCCGGGAGGCGGTGTCCTCCGAGGAATTGCGGCTGATGGTGGCCGGCAACGAGACGCTGAACAGCGACGAACGCGAGCTGATCGACGAGATCTTCGACGCCGGCGACCGGCAGCTGCGCGAGGTCCTGGTACCCCGGACCGAGGTCACGTTCCTGGACGCCGAGCTGCCGATCCGGCAGGCGGCGCGGATCGCGGCCTCCGAGCCGCACTCCCGCTACCCGGTGATCGAGGGCTCGGCGGACAACGTCATCGGGTTCGTGCACGTGCGCGACTTCCTCAACCCGGAGCTGGCCGGGCGCTCGATCCGGCTGGAGGAGATCGCCCGGCCGGTGAAGATGCTGCCGACGTCCAAGCAGGTGCTCTCGGCCCTGTCGGAGATGCGCGCGGAGTCCATGCACCTGGCGATCGTCGTCGACGAGTACGGCGGCACCGCCGGCATCGTCACCCTGGAGGACCTGATCGAGGAGCTGATCGGCGACATCCAGGACGAGTACGACGTCGGCCAGGCCGGCACCACCCGGCTGGTCGGCGGGGTGATGGAGGTCGACGGCCTGCTGAACCTGGACGACTTCATGGACGAGACCGGCATCGAGCTGCCCGACGGCCCGTACGAGACGGCGGCCGGCTTCATGGTGGCCCAGCTCGGCCGGCTGCCGAGCCCGGGCGACGAGGTGGTGGTGGCCTTCGACGCCGCGCCCGGGGCCGGCTCCGACGACGACGAGGACGTCGAGCGCGAGGTCCACCGCTACCAGCTGAAGGTGGCCGAGATGGACGGCCGCCGGATCGCGCGGATCCGGATCACGCGGCTGCCGGAGGGCGCGGAAGCCGCGGAGGGCGCGGAGGGCGCGCAGGGCGCCGAGACCGCCCCGAATCTCACCTCGGGTGACCATTCGGGTACTGATGGTGGCGAAGCCCCGGGGCAGGCCGGTGCGGGTGAGGAGATCCCGGGAGAACCCGATCAAAGCGAGCCGCGGATCTGA
- the ddaH gene encoding dimethylargininase, translating to MIPEAPLVPSAAQRVAIPRRYLMCPPDHFAVTYSINPWMDPDEPVDASLAARQWEALRDTYMDLGHQVETIKPIEGLPDMVFAANGATVVGGKVLGASFRNEERRAEGPAYMEWFRKNAFAEVHDPQFINEGEGDFLYAGDWILAGHGFRSDPNSHLEAQEFFGMPVIGLRLVDPRYYHLDTALAVLDAHTIAYYPEAFSPGSQAVLRTLYPEAVVATAEDAAVFGLNAVSDGLHVLLPQAATGLAARLAERGYEPIGVDLSELLKAGGSVKCCTLELRS from the coding sequence ATGATCCCCGAAGCACCCCTCGTGCCCTCGGCGGCACAGCGCGTGGCGATCCCGCGCAGGTACCTCATGTGCCCGCCCGACCACTTCGCGGTCACCTACTCGATCAACCCGTGGATGGACCCGGACGAACCGGTCGACGCCTCGCTGGCCGCGCGCCAGTGGGAGGCCCTGCGTGACACGTACATGGATCTGGGCCACCAGGTCGAGACCATCAAACCGATCGAGGGCCTGCCGGACATGGTGTTCGCGGCCAACGGCGCGACCGTGGTGGGCGGCAAGGTGCTGGGCGCCTCGTTCCGGAACGAGGAGCGCAGGGCCGAGGGCCCGGCGTACATGGAGTGGTTCCGCAAGAACGCTTTCGCGGAGGTCCACGACCCGCAGTTCATCAACGAGGGCGAGGGCGACTTCCTGTATGCCGGGGACTGGATCCTGGCCGGCCACGGCTTCCGGTCCGACCCGAACTCGCACCTGGAGGCGCAGGAGTTCTTCGGGATGCCGGTGATCGGGCTGCGGCTGGTCGACCCGCGCTACTACCACCTGGACACGGCGCTGGCGGTCTTGGACGCCCACACCATCGCCTACTACCCGGAGGCGTTCTCGCCGGGTTCGCAGGCGGTGCTGCGCACGCTGTACCCGGAGGCGGTCGTCGCCACCGCCGAGGACGCCGCGGTCTTCGGGCTGAACGCGGTCTCCGACGGTCTTCATGTGCTGCTGCCGCAGGCCGCCACGGGCCTGGCGGCCCGGCTGGCCGAGCGCGGCTATGAGCCGATCGGCGTCGACCTGTCCGAACTGCTGAAGGCGGGTGGCTCTGTGAAGTGCTGCACGCTGGAGCTCCGGAGCTGA
- the rocD gene encoding ornithine--oxo-acid transaminase has protein sequence MIAQSDAHTAHNYHPLPVVIAEADGAWVTDVDGNRYLDMLAGYSALNFGHRNPVLLAAAREQLNRVTLTSRAFHHDQFGPFVEELAELCGKQAALPMNSGAEAVETALKTARKWGYQVKGVPEDRAQIITCEGNFHGRTLSIVSFSTDPDARHGFGPFTPGFVSVPYGDAAAIEAAITDDTVAILLEPIQGEAGVLVPPQGYLAAVREICTRRGILMMADEIQSGLGRTGYTFACDYEDVVPDVYILGKALGGGILPVSAVVADRDVLGVFAPGEHGSTFGGNPLACAVGRAVVGLLATGEYQSRARTLGAHLHQALAKLPEEMVREVRGRGLWAGVDIDPGFGTGREISERLMARGVLAKDTHGSTIRMAPPLVVTAEDLDWAVLQLQSALG, from the coding sequence CTGATCGCCCAGTCCGACGCGCACACCGCGCACAACTACCACCCGCTGCCGGTGGTGATCGCTGAGGCGGACGGCGCCTGGGTGACCGATGTGGACGGCAACCGCTATCTGGACATGTTGGCGGGGTACTCGGCGCTGAACTTCGGGCACCGCAATCCGGTGCTGCTGGCGGCGGCGCGCGAGCAGCTGAACCGGGTGACGCTGACCTCGCGGGCGTTCCACCACGACCAGTTCGGGCCGTTCGTCGAGGAGCTGGCCGAGTTGTGCGGCAAGCAGGCGGCGCTGCCGATGAACTCCGGGGCCGAGGCCGTGGAGACCGCGCTGAAGACCGCCCGCAAGTGGGGGTACCAGGTCAAGGGCGTCCCGGAGGACCGCGCGCAGATCATCACCTGCGAGGGCAACTTCCACGGCCGGACGCTGTCGATCGTGTCGTTCTCCACCGATCCCGACGCGCGCCACGGGTTCGGGCCGTTCACCCCGGGGTTCGTCTCGGTGCCCTACGGCGACGCGGCGGCGATCGAGGCGGCGATCACCGATGACACGGTGGCGATCCTGCTGGAGCCGATCCAGGGCGAGGCCGGGGTCCTGGTGCCGCCGCAGGGGTATCTGGCGGCGGTGCGGGAGATCTGCACGCGGCGCGGCATCCTGATGATGGCCGACGAGATCCAGTCCGGGCTGGGGCGGACCGGGTACACGTTCGCGTGCGACTACGAGGACGTGGTTCCCGACGTCTACATCCTGGGCAAGGCGCTGGGCGGCGGGATCCTGCCGGTGTCGGCGGTGGTCGCCGACCGGGACGTGCTCGGCGTGTTCGCCCCCGGTGAGCACGGCTCGACGTTCGGCGGGAACCCGCTGGCGTGCGCGGTGGGCCGGGCGGTGGTGGGCCTGCTGGCCACCGGCGAGTACCAGTCGCGCGCACGGACGCTGGGCGCGCACCTGCACCAGGCGCTGGCCAAGCTGCCGGAGGAGATGGTGCGCGAGGTCCGCGGGCGCGGTCTGTGGGCCGGCGTGGACATCGACCCCGGGTTCGGCACCGGCCGGGAGATCTCCGAGCGGCTGATGGCGCGCGGGGTGCTGGCCAAGGACACGCACGGGTCGACCATCCGCATGGCGCCGCCGCTCGTGGTGACGGCGGAGGACCTGGACTGGGCGGTGCTGCAACTACAGAGCGCTCTGGGTTGA
- a CDS encoding MFS transporter, whose amino-acid sequence MTSSLRRNRPFLVLCADQMAGSVGRQITAVALPLTAVVRLHAGPFGASALMALSFLPGAVLSPFVGLVVDRARLRRLLVVVLTVAQGLLVAAVPVADASGWLSWPLLYAVALGSGTFATSLTVALQAALPRAVGADQLLDANVGLSGARTAGQIGGPALGGLFVAWFGTSQALLGDSVAFGVEAVLLCFLPAALNVAGERGLEREPWLRGVREGLRVIAEDQVLRRQVTAAGALNFGGAVTGGFFVFYATEQLGLSSWQLGVTFAVFAAASALGVVTAKRVAEGFGLAEAVRYCAVGAAAALFLMPAAALGMPFETLIVYQLAFGLLATVWAIAMTTARQLAAPPHLQGRVAAFQQAAVTGAIPAGALLGGFAAGRVGIVPVQVAGAAVALAGAGTLWLPRRGEQRAGGRWRGVGRRPGPAVRGRQAADR is encoded by the coding sequence ATGACGTCATCCCTTCGCCGTAATCGTCCGTTCCTGGTTTTGTGCGCGGATCAGATGGCCGGATCCGTGGGGAGGCAGATCACCGCGGTCGCTTTGCCGTTGACCGCTGTGGTGCGGCTGCACGCTGGGCCGTTCGGGGCTTCGGCGCTGATGGCGTTGAGCTTTCTGCCCGGGGCGGTGCTCAGTCCGTTCGTGGGGCTGGTCGTGGACCGGGCGCGGTTGCGGCGGCTGCTGGTCGTCGTGCTGACGGTCGCGCAGGGGCTGCTGGTGGCGGCTGTGCCGGTGGCGGACGCCTCGGGGTGGCTTTCCTGGCCGCTGCTGTATGCGGTGGCTTTGGGGTCGGGGACGTTCGCGACGAGTCTGACGGTCGCCCTGCAGGCCGCGCTGCCGCGCGCGGTCGGCGCGGATCAGCTACTCGACGCGAACGTCGGGCTGTCGGGGGCGCGGACCGCCGGGCAGATCGGCGGGCCGGCGCTCGGCGGCTTGTTCGTGGCCTGGTTCGGGACGTCGCAGGCGCTGCTGGGCGACAGTGTGGCGTTCGGGGTGGAGGCCGTGCTGCTGTGTTTCCTGCCGGCCGCTTTGAACGTCGCCGGGGAGCGCGGGCTGGAGCGGGAGCCGTGGTTGCGGGGCGTGCGGGAGGGCCTGCGGGTGATCGCCGAGGACCAGGTCCTGCGGCGGCAGGTGACCGCGGCCGGGGCCTTGAACTTCGGCGGGGCGGTGACCGGCGGGTTCTTCGTGTTCTACGCCACCGAGCAGCTGGGGCTGAGCAGTTGGCAGCTGGGGGTCACGTTCGCGGTGTTCGCGGCGGCCTCGGCGCTGGGCGTGGTGACGGCCAAGCGGGTGGCGGAGGGGTTCGGGTTGGCGGAGGCGGTGCGGTACTGCGCGGTCGGGGCGGCCGCGGCGCTGTTCCTGATGCCGGCGGCGGCGCTGGGGATGCCGTTCGAGACGCTGATCGTCTACCAGCTCGCGTTCGGTCTGCTGGCCACGGTGTGGGCGATCGCCATGACCACCGCGCGGCAGCTCGCCGCGCCGCCGCACCTGCAGGGGCGGGTCGCGGCGTTCCAGCAGGCCGCGGTGACCGGGGCGATCCCGGCCGGGGCGCTGCTCGGCGGGTTCGCCGCGGGCCGGGTCGGGATCGTGCCTGTGCAGGTGGCGGGGGCGGCGGTGGCACTGGCGGGCGCGGGCACCCTGTGGCTGCCGAGGCGCGGTGAGCAGCGGGCCGGCGGGCGGTGGCGCGGGGTGGGGCGGCGGCCGGGCCCGGCGGTCCGGGGCCGACAGGCCGCCGACCGCTAA
- a CDS encoding Lrp/AsnC family transcriptional regulator, whose protein sequence is MDSLDRVIIDVLRKDARASFADVGAEVGLSASAVKRRVDRLRADGAIRGFSVIVDQTALGWTTEAFVEVYCGDRTSPDVIRECVSRHPEVVAAYTITGDADALLHLVAENMRHLEEALERIRREPEIQRTRSALVLTRLLARDPML, encoded by the coding sequence ATGGACAGCCTCGACCGCGTGATCATCGACGTGCTGCGGAAGGACGCGCGCGCCTCGTTCGCTGATGTCGGGGCGGAAGTGGGGTTGTCGGCGTCGGCGGTGAAGCGCCGGGTGGACCGGCTGCGGGCCGACGGCGCGATCCGGGGGTTCTCGGTGATCGTCGACCAGACCGCGCTCGGGTGGACCACCGAGGCGTTCGTCGAGGTGTACTGCGGGGACCGGACGTCGCCGGACGTGATCCGGGAGTGCGTGTCGCGGCATCCGGAGGTGGTCGCGGCGTACACCATCACCGGGGACGCCGACGCGCTGCTGCACCTGGTGGCCGAGAACATGCGGCATCTGGAGGAGGCGCTGGAGCGGATCCGGCGGGAGCCGGAGATCCAGCGGACGCGGTCGGCGCTGGTGCTGACGCGGTTGTTGGCGCGCGATCCGATGCTGTGA
- a CDS encoding malate dehydrogenase, with amino-acid sequence MSRTPVNVTVTGAAGQIGYALLFRIASGHLLGPDVPVKLNLLEIPQAVKAAEGTAMELVDSAFPLLAGIDIHDNPKDGFTGANVALLVGARPRTAGMERGDLLEANGGIFKPQGEAINAHAADDIKVLVVGNPANTNALIAAAHAPDVPKSRFTAMTRLDHNRALGQLALKTGSPVSEITNMTIWGNHSATQYPDVFHAKIAGKNAAEVINDQAWIEKDFIPTVAKRGAAIIEARGFSSAASAANAALDHVYTWVNGTAEGDWTSMGVVSDGSYGVPEGLVSSFPVTTKDGQWSIVQGLDIDEFSRTRIDASVNELAEERDAVRQLGLI; translated from the coding sequence ATGTCCCGCACCCCCGTCAACGTCACCGTGACCGGCGCGGCCGGCCAGATCGGCTACGCCCTGCTGTTCCGCATCGCCTCCGGCCACCTGCTGGGCCCGGACGTGCCGGTGAAGCTGAACCTGCTGGAGATCCCGCAGGCGGTCAAGGCCGCCGAGGGCACGGCGATGGAGCTGGTCGACTCCGCGTTCCCGCTGCTGGCCGGCATCGACATCCACGACAACCCCAAGGACGGCTTCACCGGCGCGAACGTGGCGCTGCTGGTCGGCGCGCGCCCCCGCACCGCCGGCATGGAGCGCGGCGACCTGCTGGAGGCCAACGGCGGCATCTTCAAGCCGCAGGGCGAGGCGATCAACGCGCACGCCGCCGACGACATCAAGGTCCTGGTGGTCGGCAACCCGGCCAACACCAACGCCCTGATCGCCGCCGCGCACGCCCCGGACGTCCCGAAGTCCCGCTTCACCGCGATGACCCGCCTGGACCACAACCGCGCCCTGGGCCAGCTCGCGCTCAAGACCGGCTCCCCGGTCAGCGAGATCACCAACATGACCATCTGGGGCAACCACTCCGCGACCCAGTACCCGGACGTGTTCCACGCCAAGATCGCCGGCAAGAACGCCGCCGAGGTGATCAACGACCAGGCCTGGATCGAGAAGGACTTCATCCCGACCGTCGCCAAGCGCGGCGCGGCCATCATCGAGGCCCGTGGCTTCTCCAGCGCCGCCTCGGCCGCCAACGCCGCCCTGGACCACGTGTACACCTGGGTCAACGGCACCGCCGAGGGCGACTGGACCTCCATGGGCGTGGTGTCCGACGGCAGCTACGGCGTGCCGGAGGGCCTGGTCTCCTCCTTCCCGGTGACCACCAAGGACGGCCAGTGGAGCATCGTCCAGGGCCTGGACATCGACGAGTTCTCGCGCACCCGCATCGACGCCTCGGTCAACGAGCTCGCCGAGGAGCGCGACGCGGTCCGGCAGCTCGGCCTGATCTGA
- a CDS encoding VOC family protein, translated as MITSDNTPNLPGWIDLGSPDPGASAAFYGRVFGWTAEQMMPDSAEGPGYWFLLKDGKTVAGLGGLTDPAAKPDWTTYIRVADAAASTAAAEQAGAKVRVPVMEVPEAGTFAQLSDPSGAEFALWQSGAVTGFQTCCVDDTMLWAELWTRDPAAAKTFYPALFGWSVEPYMEGAPEGGGYDMWTTQPGDPLAAFGGIMTITDQVPIQDEKWIPYFMVADADATVERVTGSGGTVLIPAADAPPGRLAALADQFGARFNILQPAPMQ; from the coding sequence ATGATCACCTCGGACAACACCCCGAACCTGCCCGGCTGGATCGACCTGGGCTCCCCCGACCCCGGCGCCTCGGCCGCGTTCTACGGCCGGGTCTTCGGCTGGACCGCGGAGCAGATGATGCCGGACTCCGCAGAAGGCCCCGGCTACTGGTTCCTGCTCAAGGACGGGAAGACAGTGGCCGGCCTGGGCGGGCTGACCGACCCGGCCGCGAAACCCGACTGGACCACCTACATCCGCGTCGCCGACGCCGCGGCCAGCACGGCCGCCGCCGAGCAGGCCGGCGCCAAGGTGCGCGTGCCGGTCATGGAGGTCCCCGAGGCGGGCACCTTCGCACAGCTCAGCGACCCCAGCGGCGCCGAGTTCGCGCTCTGGCAGTCCGGCGCGGTCACCGGATTCCAGACCTGCTGCGTGGACGACACGATGCTGTGGGCCGAGTTGTGGACCCGGGACCCGGCCGCGGCGAAGACCTTCTACCCGGCGCTGTTCGGGTGGAGTGTCGAGCCCTACATGGAGGGCGCGCCGGAGGGCGGGGGCTACGACATGTGGACGACACAGCCCGGCGACCCGCTGGCCGCCTTCGGCGGGATCATGACGATCACCGACCAGGTGCCGATCCAGGACGAGAAGTGGATCCCCTACTTCATGGTGGCCGACGCCGACGCGACCGTGGAGCGCGTGACCGGCTCCGGCGGCACCGTCCTGATCCCGGCCGCCGACGCCCCGCCCGGACGGCTGGCGGCGCTGGCCGACCAGTTCGGGGCGCGCTTCAACATCCTGCAGCCGGCTCCCATGCAGTAG